In Vibrio bathopelagicus, the following are encoded in one genomic region:
- the rsxC gene encoding electron transport complex subunit RsxC: MISLIEQIRTGSIWNFPGGVHPAENKKQSNITDIVHARLPEEIVLPVKQHIGKPGNLLVAVGDTVLKGQQLTALETGFTLPVHAPTSGVITAIEPRTTAHPSGLSDVCVVIKPDGLDAWVAKHPVEDFSTKTSDELLDVIRQAGISGMGGAGFPTAKKLQSGLGRTDILIVNAAECEPYITSDDKLLQEHAEEVLKGIEVVEHILQPKLTVIGIEDNKPAAIKALEIAAKDKDIVIRVIPTKYPSGGEKQLIKILTNKEVPAGGIPADIGVLVQNVGSLYSIKRAVIDGEPVVNRVVTLTGKTFKQPRNVWALLGTPVHELLEEFGYKADKKLPRLILGGPMMGFTLPHANVPITKTSNCILAPTRREISPSTYEMECIRCSACAEACPASLLPQQLQWHAKANELDKCEELNIKDCIECGACAFVCPSEIPLVQYYRQAKAEIKTRKDEAAAAERAKIRFEEKNARMERDKAERENRFKKAADNRRKDMKSADGDDAIAAAIARVKAQKTAADQAPNEEPTVKPAVAAAIARAKAKQAAAQKADGAEPDNSEMSKLREERKRQARKRKAQQAAADTPAESSGDAKKDAVATAIARAKAKKAQQAESTSDAPAESTGDAKKDAVAAAIARAKAKKAQQAESATEAPAESTGDAKKDAVAAAIARAKAKKAQQAESAAEAPAESTGDAKKDAVAAAIARAKAKKAQQAKQAETTETPEPVLEVVAEIQPEAVDPKKAAVAAAIARAKAKKAQQAKQAETTETPEPVLEVGAETQPEAVDPKKAAVAAAIARAKAKKAQQAKQDEAVEAPEPVLEVEAETRSEPVDPKKAAVAAAIARAKARKAQQEQDKKNNEEKE; this comes from the coding sequence ATGATCTCTTTAATCGAACAAATTCGCACGGGCTCTATTTGGAATTTTCCGGGCGGCGTGCACCCTGCTGAAAACAAGAAACAGTCAAATATTACTGATATCGTTCATGCAAGGCTCCCAGAAGAAATCGTTCTTCCGGTCAAACAGCACATCGGTAAGCCTGGTAACTTGTTGGTTGCTGTCGGTGATACCGTACTAAAAGGTCAACAACTGACGGCCTTAGAGACTGGTTTTACTTTGCCGGTACATGCACCAACATCGGGTGTCATTACCGCTATCGAACCACGAACCACCGCTCACCCTTCAGGCTTGAGCGACGTGTGCGTGGTTATTAAACCTGATGGCCTAGACGCTTGGGTTGCAAAACATCCGGTTGAAGATTTTTCTACAAAGACATCCGATGAACTGCTTGATGTAATTCGCCAAGCTGGTATCTCAGGCATGGGTGGTGCAGGCTTCCCTACCGCCAAAAAGCTTCAATCAGGCTTAGGCCGCACTGATATTTTGATCGTCAACGCTGCTGAGTGTGAACCTTACATCACCTCCGATGACAAGTTGCTTCAAGAGCATGCCGAAGAAGTACTAAAAGGCATCGAAGTGGTTGAACACATCCTTCAACCAAAGCTGACTGTTATCGGTATTGAAGACAACAAGCCAGCTGCGATAAAAGCACTTGAGATTGCGGCGAAAGACAAAGACATCGTCATTCGCGTTATCCCAACTAAATACCCTTCTGGTGGTGAGAAGCAACTGATCAAGATCCTCACCAATAAAGAGGTTCCTGCTGGCGGTATTCCTGCGGACATTGGTGTTTTGGTTCAGAACGTCGGCTCTCTTTATTCTATTAAGCGAGCGGTAATCGACGGTGAGCCTGTCGTTAACCGCGTGGTGACTTTAACCGGTAAGACCTTTAAGCAACCTCGTAACGTTTGGGCGCTACTCGGCACACCTGTACATGAATTGCTTGAAGAGTTTGGCTACAAAGCCGATAAAAAACTGCCGCGTTTGATTTTGGGCGGCCCTATGATGGGCTTCACCTTGCCACATGCCAATGTGCCAATTACCAAAACATCGAACTGTATTTTAGCGCCAACGCGCCGTGAGATTTCACCAAGCACTTACGAGATGGAATGTATTCGATGCAGTGCTTGTGCCGAAGCTTGTCCAGCATCACTACTTCCTCAACAGCTGCAATGGCATGCAAAAGCCAACGAGTTAGATAAGTGCGAAGAGCTAAATATTAAAGACTGTATTGAATGCGGTGCTTGTGCATTTGTCTGCCCAAGTGAAATCCCTCTTGTTCAGTACTACCGCCAAGCAAAAGCTGAAATTAAAACTCGAAAAGATGAAGCTGCAGCTGCAGAGCGCGCCAAAATTCGCTTTGAAGAGAAAAACGCTCGTATGGAGCGTGATAAAGCCGAGCGTGAAAACCGCTTCAAAAAAGCCGCTGATAATCGTCGTAAAGACATGAAATCAGCCGACGGTGACGACGCAATTGCTGCTGCTATCGCACGTGTTAAAGCACAAAAAACCGCAGCTGATCAGGCTCCAAATGAAGAGCCAACAGTGAAACCTGCGGTTGCAGCTGCGATTGCTAGAGCGAAAGCGAAACAAGCTGCGGCTCAGAAAGCAGACGGTGCTGAGCCAGACAACTCTGAAATGTCGAAGCTACGTGAAGAACGTAAGCGTCAAGCTCGAAAACGCAAAGCACAACAAGCAGCAGCTGATACTCCAGCTGAAAGCTCTGGCGATGCTAAGAAAGACGCCGTTGCTACAGCTATCGCACGTGCTAAAGCGAAGAAAGCGCAACAAGCGGAATCAACCTCTGATGCTCCAGCTGAAAGTACTGGCGATGCCAAGAAAGATGCTGTCGCTGCAGCTATTGCTCGCGCTAAAGCGAAGAAAGCACAACAAGCTGAATCTGCTACTGAAGCTCCAGCTGAAAGTACTGGCGATGCCAAGAAAGATGCTGTCGCTGCAGCTATCGCACGTGCTAAAGCGAAGAAAGCGCAACAAGCAGAATCTGCTGCTGAAGCTCCAGCTGAAAGTACTGGCGATGCCAAGAAAGATGCTGTCGCTGCAGCTATTGCCCGTGCTAAAGCGAAGAAAGCTCAGCAAGCGAAACAGGCAGAGACAACAGAAACTCCTGAGCCAGTGCTCGAAGTGGTAGCTGAAATTCAACCAGAAGCTGTCGATCCTAAGAAAGCTGCTGTTGCTGCGGCCATCGCTCGCGCTAAAGCGAAAAAAGCCCAGCAAGCGAAACAGGCAGAGACAACAGAAACTCCTGAGCCAGTGCTCGAAGTGGGAGCTGAAACTCAACCAGAAGCTGTCGATCCTAAAAAAGCTGCTGTTGCTGCGGCCATCGCTCGCGCTAAAGCGAAAAAAGCCCAGCAAGCAAAACAAGACGAAGCAGTTGAAGCGCCGGAGCCTGTGCTTGAAGTGGAAGCCGAGACTCGATCAGAACCCGTCGATCCTAAGAAAGCAGCCGTTGCTGCCGCAATTGCTCGTGCTAAAGCAAGAAAGGCGCAGCAAGAGCAAGACAAAAAGAACAATGAGGAGAAAGAGTAG
- the luxU gene encoding quorum-sensing phosphorelay protein LuxU, whose translation MMKVLNQQKVDELAGEIGQENVPVLLEIFLGELKGYYEHLDLNKDTDTSKYLADISHALKSSAASFGADSLCSFAISVDAKVKQALPVTDVDFQDMQELLLSTYTEYQQLMTDL comes from the coding sequence ATGATGAAAGTATTAAATCAGCAAAAAGTTGATGAGCTTGCCGGTGAAATCGGGCAAGAGAATGTTCCAGTGTTACTAGAAATATTTTTAGGTGAATTGAAAGGATATTATGAGCACCTAGATCTCAATAAGGACACGGATACATCGAAGTATCTGGCCGACATTAGCCATGCCTTAAAGAGCAGCGCCGCGAGCTTTGGCGCCGATTCTTTGTGTAGTTTTGCGATTAGTGTGGATGCCAAAGTGAAACAAGCGTTACCCGTGACAGACGTTGATTTTCAAGATATGCAAGAACTTCTGTTATCAACGTACACGGAATATCAGCAGTTGATGACTGATCTCTAA
- the rsxG gene encoding electron transport complex subunit RsxG: MLNAIKKNGLVLAIFACASTGLVAVTHYLTKDQIKQQEQAQLLSVLNQVIPHDLHDNELFSACTLVQAEELGTGQAMPAYIAKLNGEPSAIAIEAIAPDGYNGAIKVIVGMKIDGTILGTRVLSHQETPGLGDKIDLRVSDWILSFAGKQVTDSNLDRWKVRKDGGDFDQFTGATITPRAVVKSVKQAVQYVNQNNQALLAQPLNCGGE; the protein is encoded by the coding sequence ATGCTAAATGCTATTAAGAAAAACGGCCTTGTACTCGCGATTTTTGCGTGTGCTTCAACAGGTTTGGTGGCAGTAACTCACTACCTGACCAAAGATCAGATCAAGCAGCAAGAACAAGCTCAGTTACTGTCTGTTCTTAACCAAGTTATCCCGCACGATTTGCACGATAATGAACTCTTTTCAGCCTGTACTCTGGTTCAAGCAGAAGAGCTTGGTACTGGACAAGCGATGCCAGCTTACATTGCAAAACTCAATGGTGAACCAAGCGCGATTGCGATCGAAGCGATTGCACCAGATGGCTACAACGGCGCGATTAAGGTCATTGTTGGAATGAAAATCGACGGTACCATTTTAGGTACTCGCGTTCTTTCCCACCAAGAAACTCCGGGCTTGGGTGATAAGATTGATCTGCGTGTGAGTGATTGGATTCTCTCATTTGCTGGTAAGCAAGTGACAGATTCTAATCTTGACCGTTGGAAGGTTCGTAAAGATGGTGGTGACTTTGACCAGTTCACTGGCGCAACCATTACGCCAAGAGCTGTCGTGAAGTCAGTGAAGCAAGCGGTGCAGTACGTTAATCAGAACAACCAAGCATTGCTTGCTCAACCTCTAAATTGTGGTGGTGAATAA
- the rsxB gene encoding electron transport complex subunit RsxB, protein MSTILIAIIALAVLAAVFGAILGFASIRFKVEADPIVDQIDTILPQTQCGQCGYPGCRPYAEAIANGDKINKCPPGGQATIEKLADLMGVEVEDSAHDLDNKVKTVAFIHEDMCIGCTKCIQACPVDAIVGGTKALHTVIKDECTGCDLCVAPCPTDCIEMIPVATTTENWKWQMNIIPVTDITNQATDATASEPKA, encoded by the coding sequence ATGAGTACCATTTTAATTGCGATCATTGCGCTAGCTGTTTTAGCCGCTGTTTTTGGCGCTATTTTGGGCTTCGCTTCTATACGCTTTAAAGTAGAAGCCGATCCTATCGTCGATCAAATCGATACCATTTTACCGCAAACTCAATGTGGCCAGTGTGGCTACCCAGGTTGTCGCCCATACGCAGAGGCGATCGCTAACGGAGACAAGATCAACAAATGTCCTCCTGGCGGCCAAGCAACCATTGAGAAACTAGCAGACTTAATGGGCGTAGAGGTTGAAGACTCCGCTCATGACTTAGATAACAAAGTAAAAACCGTTGCTTTCATTCATGAAGATATGTGTATCGGCTGTACCAAGTGTATTCAAGCCTGCCCTGTTGATGCCATTGTCGGTGGTACCAAGGCACTGCACACAGTAATCAAAGATGAATGTACAGGTTGTGATCTATGTGTCGCACCGTGCCCTACTGACTGTATCGAAATGATTCCAGTGGCAACAACGACTGAAAATTGGAAATGGCAGATGAACATCATTCCTGTTACTGACATCACTAACCAAGCAACTGATGCAACCGCGTCAGAGCCTAAGGCATAG
- the uvrB gene encoding excinuclease ABC subunit UvrB: MSKLFDLVSDYSPSGDQPTAITRLLDGLDSGLAHQTLLGVTGSGKTFTLANVISQSQRPAILLAPNKTLAAQLYGEMKSFFPNNAVEYFVSYYDYYQPEAYVPTTDTFIEKDASVNAHIEQMRLSATKALLERKDAIIVASVSAIYGLGDPKSYLKMMLHLSRGEVMDQRDILRRLAELQYSRNDVAFERGQFRVRGEVIDIFPAESDQDAVRIEMFDDEVDCISIFDPLTGAIKQRDLPRFTVYPKTHYVTPREKILEAIEKIKDELRDRAQYLKDNNKLLEEQRISQRTQFDIEMMTELGFCSGIENYSRYLSGRNEGEAPPTLFDYLPNDGLLIIDESHVTVPQIGAMYKGDRSRKETLVEFGFRLPSALDNRPMKFEEFESIAPQTIFVSATPGNYEIEKSDGEIADQVVRPTGLLDPIIEVRPVATQVDDLLSEIRIRSVKEERVLVTTLTKRMAEDLTEYLSEHGVKVRYLHSDIDTVERVEIIRDLRLGEFDVLVGINLLREGLDMPEVSLVAILDADKEGFLRSERSLIQTIGRAARNLEGRAILYGDSITKSMRKAIDETDRRREKQQAYNEEQGITPQALKRNIKDIMELGDLTKSKQQRQSKQVPLSKVAEPSESYAVLTPQQLDKEISKLEAAMYQHAQNLEFELAAQKRDEIEQLRKQFITNS; encoded by the coding sequence ATGAGCAAACTCTTTGATTTGGTATCGGACTACAGCCCGTCCGGTGACCAGCCGACAGCGATAACCAGATTACTAGATGGATTAGATTCTGGTTTGGCACATCAAACTCTATTAGGGGTAACGGGCTCAGGTAAAACCTTTACTCTCGCTAATGTCATTTCCCAATCGCAAAGACCTGCCATTCTGTTAGCGCCGAACAAGACGTTGGCTGCTCAGCTTTATGGCGAGATGAAATCTTTCTTTCCAAATAATGCCGTCGAGTACTTCGTTTCTTACTACGATTACTACCAACCAGAAGCTTACGTTCCGACCACAGACACATTCATCGAGAAAGATGCGTCTGTGAATGCCCACATCGAACAAATGAGGCTATCAGCGACCAAAGCCTTATTAGAGAGAAAAGACGCTATCATCGTAGCGTCTGTATCGGCTATCTATGGTCTTGGTGATCCTAAGTCTTATTTGAAAATGATGCTTCACTTGAGTCGTGGTGAGGTGATGGATCAGCGTGATATTTTACGCCGCTTGGCTGAGCTTCAATATTCGCGAAATGACGTTGCGTTTGAACGCGGTCAGTTTCGTGTTCGTGGTGAGGTGATTGATATTTTCCCTGCGGAATCCGATCAAGATGCAGTCCGAATCGAAATGTTCGATGATGAAGTCGATTGCATTAGCATTTTTGACCCACTAACCGGTGCCATTAAACAAAGAGACTTACCACGTTTTACGGTTTACCCAAAAACGCACTATGTCACTCCAAGAGAGAAAATCCTTGAAGCGATTGAGAAGATTAAGGATGAGTTGCGCGATAGGGCGCAATATTTAAAAGATAACAACAAGCTTCTCGAAGAACAGCGTATCTCTCAAAGAACTCAGTTTGATATCGAGATGATGACGGAGCTGGGTTTCTGCTCAGGTATTGAAAACTACTCTCGCTATCTGAGTGGGCGTAATGAAGGAGAAGCACCGCCAACCTTATTTGATTACCTGCCAAATGACGGCCTTTTGATTATCGATGAGTCACACGTGACGGTTCCTCAGATAGGGGCGATGTATAAAGGTGACCGTTCTCGTAAGGAAACCTTGGTTGAGTTTGGCTTTAGACTGCCTTCGGCGTTAGATAACCGTCCGATGAAGTTTGAAGAGTTTGAATCGATCGCTCCGCAGACGATATTCGTTTCAGCAACGCCTGGTAACTATGAGATTGAAAAATCAGACGGCGAAATTGCTGATCAAGTGGTTCGTCCGACTGGCTTGCTTGATCCTATTATTGAAGTACGTCCGGTTGCGACTCAGGTTGATGACTTACTGTCTGAAATCAGAATACGTTCAGTCAAAGAAGAGCGCGTGCTTGTTACGACGCTAACTAAACGAATGGCAGAAGACTTAACTGAATACCTTAGTGAGCATGGTGTTAAGGTTCGCTACTTGCACTCAGATATCGATACGGTCGAGCGTGTAGAGATCATTCGAGATCTTCGACTGGGTGAGTTTGACGTGTTGGTGGGCATTAACTTACTTCGAGAAGGTTTGGATATGCCTGAAGTATCGCTGGTGGCTATTCTTGATGCAGACAAAGAAGGCTTCTTACGTTCTGAGCGTTCTCTGATACAGACCATTGGTCGTGCGGCACGTAACCTTGAAGGTCGGGCTATCTTGTATGGTGACTCGATTACCAAATCAATGAGAAAAGCGATTGATGAGACTGATCGTCGTAGAGAAAAACAACAAGCTTACAACGAAGAGCAAGGTATCACGCCACAAGCGCTTAAACGTAATATCAAAGATATTATGGAGCTGGGTGACCTGACTAAATCCAAACAACAGCGACAATCTAAGCAAGTTCCACTATCTAAGGTTGCTGAACCTTCTGAAAGTTATGCAGTGCTTACACCACAGCAGCTTGATAAAGAGATCAGTAAGCTTGAAGCGGCGATGTATCAACATGCTCAGAACTTGGAATTTGAATTGGCGGCACAGAAGCGTGATGAAATTGAACAATTAAGAAAGCAGTTTATTACTAATAGCTAG
- the rsxA gene encoding electron transport complex subunit RsxA: protein MTEYLLLLVGTVLVNNFVLVKFLGLCPFMGVSKKLETAIGMGLATTFVLTLASVSAYLVETYILTPLGIEYLRTMSFILVIAVVVQFTEMVVHKTSPTLYRLLGIFLPLITTNCAVLGVALLNINENHNFIQSIIYGFGAAVGFSLVLILFAAMRERIAVADVPMPFKGASIAMITAGLMSLAFMGFTGLVK from the coding sequence ATGACCGAATACCTTTTGTTGTTGGTTGGCACTGTGCTGGTCAATAACTTTGTGCTAGTGAAGTTTTTAGGGCTATGTCCTTTCATGGGGGTCTCCAAGAAACTGGAGACTGCGATTGGCATGGGCCTCGCGACGACTTTCGTTCTAACGTTAGCGTCGGTATCTGCATACCTAGTAGAAACCTACATCCTTACCCCTCTGGGTATTGAATACCTGCGTACCATGAGTTTCATCTTGGTTATCGCGGTAGTCGTTCAATTTACGGAAATGGTCGTTCACAAAACCAGCCCAACTCTTTATCGCCTATTGGGTATTTTCCTACCTCTTATCACCACCAACTGCGCGGTGTTAGGTGTGGCACTTTTGAACATCAATGAAAACCACAACTTCATTCAGTCGATCATCTATGGTTTCGGCGCAGCGGTTGGTTTCTCTCTTGTTTTGATCCTATTTGCTGCGATGCGTGAGCGTATTGCGGTTGCTGATGTTCCAATGCCATTCAAAGGCGCATCGATTGCGATGATCACAGCAGGCCTAATGTCTCTGGCATTTATGGGCTTTACTGGTTTGGTGAAATAA
- the luxO gene encoding quorum-sensing sigma-54 dependent transcriptional regulator LuxO: MQSKTLDNKSKYLLMVEDTASVAALYRSYLTPLEIDINIVGTGRDAIESLNHRIPDLILLDLRLPDMTGMDVLFAVKQKYPEVPVIFMTAHGSIDTAVEAMRHGSQDFLIKPCEADRLRITVNNAIRKATKLKNSAEHPGNQNYQGFIGSSQTMQQVYRTIDSAASSKASIFITGESGTGKEVCAEAIHAASKRGDKPFIAINCAAIPKDLIESELFGHVKGAFTGAATDRQGAAELADGGTLFLDELCEMDLELQTKLLRFIQTGTFQKVGSSKMKSVDVRFVCATNRDPWKEVQEGRFREDLYYRLYVIPLHLPPLRERGEDVIEIAYSLLGYMSVEEGKAFVRFAQEVLDRFNQYEWPGNVRQLQNVLRNVVVLNNGKEITLNMLPPPLNQPIENSLRLKEKQNEDITVKDIFPLWITEKTAIEQAIKACDGNIPRAAGFLDVSPSTIYRKLQTWNAKQ, translated from the coding sequence ATGCAATCAAAAACGCTAGATAACAAATCGAAGTATTTGTTGATGGTAGAGGATACCGCTTCGGTAGCGGCTCTATATCGCTCGTATCTTACACCGCTCGAGATTGATATCAACATTGTCGGCACAGGCCGCGATGCAATTGAGAGTTTGAATCACCGAATCCCAGACCTTATTTTATTAGATCTACGTCTACCTGATATGACGGGTATGGACGTGCTATTTGCTGTAAAACAAAAATACCCAGAAGTTCCAGTTATTTTTATGACGGCTCACGGTTCTATCGATACGGCCGTTGAAGCGATGCGTCATGGTTCTCAAGATTTCCTTATCAAACCGTGTGAAGCCGACCGACTTCGTATTACGGTGAACAACGCGATCCGTAAAGCGACAAAACTCAAAAACAGCGCTGAACATCCCGGTAATCAAAACTATCAAGGCTTCATTGGTAGCAGCCAAACCATGCAGCAGGTCTACCGAACTATCGATTCTGCCGCATCGAGTAAGGCGAGTATCTTCATCACGGGTGAAAGTGGTACCGGTAAAGAGGTGTGTGCAGAAGCGATTCACGCTGCGAGTAAGCGTGGTGATAAGCCTTTCATCGCGATTAACTGTGCCGCTATTCCTAAAGATTTGATTGAAAGTGAACTGTTTGGTCACGTTAAGGGTGCCTTTACTGGTGCCGCAACGGATCGTCAAGGAGCTGCTGAACTCGCAGATGGTGGAACCCTGTTCCTCGATGAGTTGTGCGAAATGGATCTTGAACTGCAAACCAAGCTTCTGCGTTTCATTCAAACCGGTACTTTCCAGAAAGTGGGTTCTTCAAAAATGAAGAGCGTTGATGTGCGCTTTGTTTGTGCAACCAACCGTGACCCTTGGAAAGAAGTACAAGAAGGTCGCTTTAGAGAAGATTTATACTATCGTTTATACGTGATTCCTCTGCACTTGCCGCCACTACGTGAGCGAGGGGAAGACGTTATTGAAATTGCGTACTCGCTGCTGGGCTATATGTCTGTTGAGGAAGGTAAAGCCTTTGTGCGTTTTGCTCAGGAAGTGTTGGATCGCTTTAATCAATATGAGTGGCCGGGTAACGTTCGTCAGCTACAAAACGTATTACGAAATGTGGTGGTATTGAATAATGGTAAAGAGATTACTCTGAACATGCTTCCGCCGCCATTGAATCAACCTATTGAAAACAGTCTGCGACTGAAAGAGAAGCAGAATGAAGACATCACGGTAAAAGATATTTTCCCATTGTGGATCACTGAGAAAACGGCAATTGAACAGGCCATAAAAGCGTGTGATGGCAACATCCCTCGCGCGGCAGGTTTCTTGGATGTCAGTCCATCAACGATATACCGTAAATTGCAAACGTGGAATGCGAAGCAGTAA
- a CDS encoding YvcK family protein produces MNIYSSKKVVAIGGGHGLGRMLAALKDFGSNATGIVATTDNGGSTGRIRDCQGGIAWGDTRNCINQLITEPSISSMMFEYRFRGQGELDGHNLGNLMLTALDNLSVRPLEAINLIRNMLKVDVNIVPMTEHPSDLTALSMDGRWVTGETNVDDMTEKLRMMDLSPEVPATKEAVAAVEQADCIVLGPGSFLTSVMPPLLLPEIGKAIAENTKAKVIFIENLSPEHGPAGKMTLQEQLEWCERTCKARKIDVVLGNTPHPELEELWNCVTTDLASPNRDWRHDRLKLQQAIRAQLA; encoded by the coding sequence ATGAATATTTACTCTTCAAAGAAAGTCGTAGCAATCGGCGGAGGCCATGGCTTAGGCCGTATGCTTGCTGCATTAAAAGACTTTGGTAGCAACGCAACTGGCATTGTTGCAACGACAGATAACGGTGGTTCAACCGGACGAATTCGAGACTGCCAAGGTGGTATTGCTTGGGGAGATACTCGTAACTGTATCAACCAATTGATCACAGAACCTTCCATCAGTTCGATGATGTTTGAGTACCGTTTTCGCGGTCAAGGAGAACTGGACGGCCACAACCTTGGCAATCTGATGCTTACTGCTTTGGACAACTTATCCGTTCGTCCGTTGGAAGCCATCAACCTGATCAGAAACATGTTGAAGGTCGATGTGAATATCGTCCCGATGACAGAGCATCCTTCCGATCTCACAGCACTATCAATGGATGGTCGCTGGGTTACGGGTGAAACCAACGTTGACGACATGACAGAAAAACTGCGCATGATGGACTTGTCTCCGGAAGTGCCCGCAACCAAAGAAGCCGTTGCAGCCGTAGAACAAGCCGACTGTATCGTTCTTGGCCCCGGCAGCTTCCTAACCAGTGTTATGCCCCCTCTTCTTCTTCCAGAGATTGGGAAAGCCATCGCAGAGAACACCAAGGCCAAAGTTATCTTCATCGAAAACCTTTCGCCAGAACATGGTCCTGCAGGAAAAATGACGCTTCAAGAACAGCTTGAATGGTGTGAACGTACCTGCAAAGCGAGAAAAATTGATGTTGTGCTGGGCAATACGCCGCACCCTGAACTTGAAGAACTTTGGAACTGCGTGACCACCGACCTTGCCTCTCCTAACCGAGATTGGCGACATGATCGTTTAAAACTTCAACAAGCGATTCGAGCTCAACTAGCTTAA
- the rsxD gene encoding electron transport complex subunit RsxD, giving the protein MAFFIASSPHVHSRRSTPDLMKWVAICALPGLLAQTYFFGWGTLIQLVFAIALAVTFEAAVMLLRKRPPVMALRDYSAVVTGWLLSVAIPPHSPWWILVIGMFFAIIIAKHLYGGLGQNPFNPAMVAYVVLLISFPVQMTSWNAPTSLTAEATSFVDSFLMIFTGFNNEGLSLQQARLGIDGTTMATPLDAFKTALTAGNTASEALSQPQFSWLAGVGWEWVNLAYLVGGLVLIKQRVIQWHIPVAFIGSLALFSLVFLVLTPGETASPTIHLLSGATMLGAFFIATDPVSASTTVKGRLVFGALIGGLVFIIRSWGGFPDGVAFAVLLANMCVPLIDYYTKPRTYGH; this is encoded by the coding sequence GTGGCCTTCTTTATCGCCAGCTCACCGCACGTACACAGTCGTAGAAGCACCCCTGATCTCATGAAATGGGTCGCTATTTGTGCATTGCCAGGTCTACTAGCTCAAACCTACTTCTTTGGATGGGGTACGCTCATCCAGTTAGTATTTGCTATTGCACTTGCTGTTACCTTTGAAGCCGCTGTAATGCTGCTAAGAAAACGTCCGCCAGTGATGGCATTGCGTGATTACAGCGCTGTTGTGACCGGTTGGCTACTCAGTGTCGCGATCCCCCCACACTCTCCGTGGTGGATTCTAGTCATAGGTATGTTCTTCGCTATCATCATCGCAAAACACCTTTATGGCGGCCTTGGGCAAAACCCATTTAATCCTGCGATGGTGGCTTACGTTGTTTTGCTGATCTCATTCCCAGTTCAAATGACCAGTTGGAATGCGCCGACCAGCTTAACCGCTGAAGCAACAAGCTTTGTTGACTCATTTTTGATGATCTTTACCGGTTTCAATAATGAAGGCTTATCTCTTCAACAAGCGCGTCTTGGTATTGATGGCACCACGATGGCAACACCACTCGATGCATTCAAAACGGCATTGACGGCAGGCAACACCGCTTCTGAAGCTCTGTCTCAACCGCAATTCAGCTGGCTAGCTGGCGTAGGTTGGGAATGGGTGAATCTTGCTTATCTAGTCGGTGGCTTAGTGCTTATCAAGCAACGCGTGATTCAATGGCATATTCCTGTGGCTTTCATCGGCAGCCTTGCGCTGTTTAGCCTAGTGTTCTTAGTTTTAACTCCCGGTGAAACTGCTTCTCCAACCATTCACCTATTATCTGGAGCAACCATGCTTGGTGCATTCTTCATTGCAACCGATCCAGTATCAGCTTCGACGACAGTGAAAGGTCGCTTAGTATTTGGTGCCCTGATTGGCGGGTTAGTCTTTATTATCCGCAGTTGGGGAGGTTTCCCTGATGGCGTGGCGTTTGCTGTATTGTTAGCCAACATGTGTGTTCCACTGATTGACTACTACACCAAACCTCGTACATACGGCCACTAA